Part of the Marinobacterium rhizophilum genome is shown below.
GGCGCGCTTGATACCCGCCTGCAACACCGCAGCATCGAACCCCGCCTGCAGGAAGCCATGCGCTACGCCCTCTTTAATGGTGGCAAGCGCATCCGTCCCGGCCTGATTTACCTGTGCAACCAGCTGCTCGGCGGACAACTCGGCGCCGCCGATGCGCCGGCCTGCGCCATGGAGGCCGTCCACAGCTATTCCCTGGTGCATGACGACCTGCCGGCCATGGACGACGATGATCTGCGCCGGGGCAAGCCCACCTGTCACATCGCCTTCGATGAGGCCTGCGCCATCCTTGCCGGCGATGCGCTGCAATGCAGCGCCTTTGAATGGCTGGCCCAGCCCCAGGACGCTCTGCAACCACGACTGCAGGTGCGCATGCTGGCAATACTGGCCCAGGCGGCGGGTGATCGCGGCATGGTGGCAGGGCAGGCCTTCGATCTGGCCCATGTCGGCCAGAGCCTGACACTGGAACAGCTGCAGCAGATGCACCGCCACAAGACCGGCGCCCTGCTCACCGCCTCGGTGGAGCTGGGAGCACTGTCCGCCGGCATCGATGCGGGCGACAGATACGAGGCCCTGCGCCGCTTTGGCAATGCCATAGGCCTGGCCTTCCAGGTACAGGACGACATCCTCGATATCGAAGGCGACACCGCCACCCTGGGCAAACCCCAGGGCTCCGATCTGGCCCAGAACAAACCGACCTTCCCGGCGCTGCTGGGCATGAGCGGCGCCCGGGACAAGCTGCAGCAGCTACATGCCGAAGCCCTCGATGCCCTGGCAGCCTTTGGCAGCGAAGCCGATCCGCTGCGCGCCCTGGCCGACTATATCGTCAAGCGGGATCACTGATGTTCGAACAGATTCCGCTGCAGCGCCCGCCAACCCCGCTGCTCGATCGTATCGACACCCCGGAGCAGCTGCGCCGGCTCGACGCCGACCAGCTGCCGGAAATCGCCGAGCAGCTGCGCGCCTTTCTGCTCTACAGCGTTGGCCAGACCGGCGGGCACTTTGGCGCAGGACTCGGCGTGATCGAGCTGACCATCGCCCTGCATTACTGCCTCAACACGCCGGATGATCACCTGATCTGGGACGTCGGCCACCAGTGCTACCCTCACAAGATCCTGACCGGCCGCCGCGAACAGATGTTCAGCATGCGCCAGCAGGACGGCCTGGCACCCTTTCCCCGCCGCGCCGAGAGCCACTACGATGCCTTTGGTACCGGCCACTCCAGCACCTCGGTCAGCGCCGCCCTGGGAATGGCCCTGGCCGATCGGCTGCAGGGTAACACCCACCGCGCCGTGGCCGTGATCGGCGATGGCGCCATGACCGCCGGCATGGCCTTCGAGGCACTGAACCATGCCGGTCATACCGGCGCCGACCTGCTGGTGATTCTGAACGACAACGACATGTCGATTTCCCATAACGAAGGCGGGCTGGCAACCTACCTGGCGAAGAACCTCAAGCAGCGCACCGACACCAATGTGGCGGCACCGCTGTTTGAAGCCCTGGAGTTTGCCTACACAGGTCCCGTGGATGGGCATGATTTTACGGCCCTGTTGCCGGCGTTGCAGCGGGTGCTCGGCGCCAAGGGCCCGCAGTTCCTGCACATCGTCACCCGCAAGGGCAAAGGCTTCGCACCCGCCGAAGCCGACCCCGTGGGCTACCACGCCATCACCAAGATTGAACCGGTGGCCAAACCCAGCCCCCCCGCCAAGGCCAAGTTCGCCAATATTTTTGGCCGCTGGATCTGTGACCAGGCCAGCACCGATAGCCGGCTCGTGGCCATCACCCCGGCCATGCGAGAAGGCTCGGACCTGATCGAGTTCTCGACACGCTTTGCAGAACGCTACTTCGACGTCGCCATCGCCGAACAGCACGCCCTGACCCTGGCAGCGGGACTCGCCTGTGGCGGCATGAAGCCGGTGGTAGCCATCTACTCGACCTTCCTGCAGCGCGCCTATGACCAGCTGGTACACGACATCGCCATCCAGCAACTTGACGTGCTGCTGACACTGGACCGGGCAGGCCTGGTAGGCGAGGACGGTTCCACCCATGCCGGCCTGTTCGACATTGCCTGCCTGCGTACCCTGCCGGACATGCTTATCATGACGCCCGCCGATGAGCAGGAGCTGCGCGATCTGCTCTATACCGGCTATATGCACCCGGGGCCGGCGGCGGTGCGCTACCCCCGCGGGGGAGGCCCGGGACTGGTTCCAGGCAATGCCATGACGGCGATTGCGCTGGGGCAGAGCCGCACACTGCGTGATGGCAGCCGCGCGGCCTTGCTCAACTTCGGCCCACTGCTGCCCCAGGCGCAGGCCGTCGCCCAGGCGCTGAACCTGACGCTGGTGGACATGCGTTTCGTGAAACCGCTGGATGAAAGCAGAATTGCGGAGCTCGCCGCCAGCCACCGCCTGCTGGTCACGCTGGAGGATCACGCGGTTCAGGGCGGGGCGGGGTCGGCGGTAGCGGAGTATCTGCAGACCGCTGGCCTGCGGGCAGGTCTGCTTTGTCTGGGCGTACCCGATCGCTGGATCGAGCATGCCTCACGCACTGAGCAGCTGCTGGAATGCGGCCTCAGCGCGGACCAGATTGTCCGGCGGATCGAGGAGCGACTGGACGCCTGAGTCAAGCCGGCCGCGCACGGGGTGCAGGCCGGGGCCTGGTTCAGTTTTCTTCTTCGTCGTCGCGAAAGTGGTGCTCGGTCATCATGTGACCCAGCTTGCCCATCTTGGTGGCAAGATACTGCTCGTTGTGTCGGTTCTTGCCCACCTGCAGCGGCACCCGCTCGGATACCGGCACACCATACTGCTCCAGCGCCTTCACCTTGCGGGGGTTGTTGGTCATGAGCTTGACCTGCTGCACGCCCAGATGCTCCAGCATCGGCAGACACATGCTGTAATCGCGCATGTCGGCAGCAAAGCCCAGGCGCTCGTTGGCTTCCACCGTGTCGGCCCCGCCATCCTGCAGATGGTAGGCACGGATCTTGTTCAGCAAACCTATGCCACGCCCTTCCTGACGCAGGTACAGCAATACGCCGCAGCCTTCTTCACTGATGCGCTTGAGTGCTTCCTGTAGCTGAAAGCCGCAGTCACAGCGCAAACTGAACAAGGCATCGCCGGTCAGGCACTCTGAATGAGCCCGGGCCAGCACCGCAGTGCTGCCCGCCACGTCCCCGAAAACCAGGGCGACATGCTCCTTGCCGCTGCTTTCGTCCTCGAAACCCACCATAGTGAAGGTTCCCCAGGGGGTTGGCAATTTGGACGATGCAACATATTTAACTGACACAGACCCGATCCTCAGCGAACGAAGGCGCACATTTTAACAGCAGCCTTCCCGTCAGGCGACGTTTGGATGATTTCCCATAGATGGAGGCAGGCAAGGGCTTTTACAAGGGGCTGGGCGCACTGTCCCGACCCATGCTGGTGCTCAGATCCAGTCCCTGGCGACGCGGCAGTAACAGCCGCACCTCCAGCCCCCCCAGCTCCGCACGCTGCAGATCCAGTTCGCCGCCGTACTGGCGCACAATTTCGGTCACGATGCTCATGCCAAGGCCATGGCCGGCACGGGACTCGTCAAGCCGTTCGCCCCGCTGCAGCAGGCGTTCGCGCTGATCCGCCGCCACGCCTGGGCCATCATCGGCGATGCGCAGGTCCAGGCAATGCTCGTCCATCATGCCCGTGACCTGCACCCGGCTCTGTGCCCACTTGCAGGCATTGTCGAGCAGGTTGCCCAGCAGCTCGACCAGGTCATCCCGTTCACCGGGAAAATAGCTGGTGGCCGAAATGCGGGTATCAATCTGCAGCTTGCGGTCGCGATGTACGGCATGCATGGTACGCACCAGCTTGTCGAGTTCCTGCTGCAGATAGATCCGCTGCCCCGGCAGTGCCGCGCCGGCGATGCGGGCGCGGCGCAGCTCCCGCTCCATCAGCTCGCGCAGATGCCGCGACTGCTCTCGCAAGGCTTCGGCCTGTTCCGGCGCGATACGCTGCAGCGCCTCGATCTGGCGGTCCAGCACCGTGAGCGGAGTCTTGGCAGCATGGGCCAGGTTACCCAGGGCGTTGCGCGAGCGGGTCAGGCGCATTTCCATGCTCTGCACCAGATAGTTGATCTCGGTGACCAGCGGCTCCACCTCGATGGTATCGGCCTCGGGCAACTGGCGTATTTCGCCCTGTTTCAACTGGTTCAGCTGGCCACCCACCCTCACCAGGGAGCGCAGCCCGCCGCGCACCACCAGGATCTGCGCCAGCAGCATGCCACCGAGAAACAGCGCCACCACCAGCATCATGCCCCAGCGCAAGCGCGTCAGACCCGATTCGATATGACTCACATCCGAGGCCAGCAACAGGCGCAGCTGGCGACCATCCTTGGTGAAAACCTCTTCACGCACCAGCCAGGGCTTGTCGTGCTTGTTCAGCAGCCGCAGCCCCTGGTTGCCCACCGCCTCACCGCCTTCAAGCGGAATGCTCTCATCCCAGAGTGAGCGCGAGTAATGCCATTTGGGGTCATCACCCACCTGGAACTGGAAATAGTGGCCCGACATCGGCTGCTCATACACCGGCGCCACATACTGCGCATTGATGCGCCAGCCACCGCTGTCGTCCATCTCCACGGACTTGAGCAGCACATAGGCTTCACTGCCCAGACTGGCGTTAACGAAATCGTAGGCGGTCTGGCGCAGAAACCAGCTGTAGGACACCCAGAGAATCAGGCACAGAGCCAGGGTAATGAGCACGAAAGCGCTATTGAGACGGGTCTGGATGGAGGCTTTCACGGCCGGAAAACGTAACCCTGGCCGCGCCGGGTCTCGATGCGGTCATGGCCGATCTTTTTGCGCAGCATCTTGATGTAGGCCTCGATCACGTTACTGTCGTTTTCGACCGCGTCATCGTACAGATGCTCCACCAGCTGCAGCTTGGACAGCACCCTGGCGGGGTTGTGCATGAAATAGCGCAGCAGGCGGTACTCGGTACCGGTGAGACTGACCGGTGCCTGCCCTTCGGGCACCACGGACTGGGTCTTTTCATCCAGCACCAGCCCGGCCACCTCCAGGGCCGCACCGGCCTGCTGGTGCACCCGGCGCAGCAGTGCGCTCATGCGCAGCAGCAGCTCTTCGGTATGAAAGGGCTTGCACAGGTAATCATCGGCACCGGCCTCGAAACCGTCCACCCGCTCCTGCCAGGCCGAACGGGCAGTGAGAATCAGTACCGGCAACGCATTCTTGCGCTTGCGCCAGTTATCCAGCACTTCCAGCCCCGGGCGTCCCGGCAGGCCGAGATCCAGCACCGCGATATCATAGATATCCTCGTAACCGGCCGCTTCCGCATCCACCCCGTTATCGACCAGGTCCACGGCATAACCGCTGCGCGCCAGCTCCTGTTTCAGGTCGGGCCCCAGTACCGGGTCATCCTCTACCAGCAGTACACGCATCGCCAACAGCCTCCGTCAGAATTCGACCAGTTCGCCGGAGCGGGCATTGATGTGCAGCATGCGCACCACGCCATCAAGCCCGGCCACTTCGAGTTCGTATATGTAAACAGTGTCGGTCTGCAACAGCACGCTGTCGAGCAGCTGGCCACCGAACTGTTTTTCGACCCGGGCCATCAGGTCCATCATCGACAGGATTTCACCCGCCTCCACCAGCTT
Proteins encoded:
- a CDS encoding polyprenyl synthetase family protein gives rise to the protein MALNSLLQQYAERVEGALDTRLQHRSIEPRLQEAMRYALFNGGKRIRPGLIYLCNQLLGGQLGAADAPACAMEAVHSYSLVHDDLPAMDDDDLRRGKPTCHIAFDEACAILAGDALQCSAFEWLAQPQDALQPRLQVRMLAILAQAAGDRGMVAGQAFDLAHVGQSLTLEQLQQMHRHKTGALLTASVELGALSAGIDAGDRYEALRRFGNAIGLAFQVQDDILDIEGDTATLGKPQGSDLAQNKPTFPALLGMSGARDKLQQLHAEALDALAAFGSEADPLRALADYIVKRDH
- the ribA gene encoding GTP cyclohydrolase II, translated to MVGFEDESSGKEHVALVFGDVAGSTAVLARAHSECLTGDALFSLRCDCGFQLQEALKRISEEGCGVLLYLRQEGRGIGLLNKIRAYHLQDGGADTVEANERLGFAADMRDYSMCLPMLEHLGVQQVKLMTNNPRKVKALEQYGVPVSERVPLQVGKNRHNEQYLATKMGKLGHMMTEHHFRDDEEEN
- a CDS encoding 1-deoxy-D-xylulose-5-phosphate synthase, with the translated sequence MFEQIPLQRPPTPLLDRIDTPEQLRRLDADQLPEIAEQLRAFLLYSVGQTGGHFGAGLGVIELTIALHYCLNTPDDHLIWDVGHQCYPHKILTGRREQMFSMRQQDGLAPFPRRAESHYDAFGTGHSSTSVSAALGMALADRLQGNTHRAVAVIGDGAMTAGMAFEALNHAGHTGADLLVILNDNDMSISHNEGGLATYLAKNLKQRTDTNVAAPLFEALEFAYTGPVDGHDFTALLPALQRVLGAKGPQFLHIVTRKGKGFAPAEADPVGYHAITKIEPVAKPSPPAKAKFANIFGRWICDQASTDSRLVAITPAMREGSDLIEFSTRFAERYFDVAIAEQHALTLAAGLACGGMKPVVAIYSTFLQRAYDQLVHDIAIQQLDVLLTLDRAGLVGEDGSTHAGLFDIACLRTLPDMLIMTPADEQELRDLLYTGYMHPGPAAVRYPRGGGPGLVPGNAMTAIALGQSRTLRDGSRAALLNFGPLLPQAQAVAQALNLTLVDMRFVKPLDESRIAELAASHRLLVTLEDHAVQGGAGSAVAEYLQTAGLRAGLLCLGVPDRWIEHASRTEQLLECGLSADQIVRRIEERLDA
- a CDS encoding PepSY domain-containing protein; this translates as MKKPQRLFFAALLLSTTLGASTVLPVRLDAEACRKLVEAGEILSMMDLMARVEKQFGGQLLDSVLLQTDTVYIYELEVAGLDGVVRMLHINARSGELVEF
- a CDS encoding response regulator transcription factor, which codes for MRVLLVEDDPVLGPDLKQELARSGYAVDLVDNGVDAEAAGYEDIYDIAVLDLGLPGRPGLEVLDNWRKRKNALPVLILTARSAWQERVDGFEAGADDYLCKPFHTEELLLRMSALLRRVHQQAGAALEVAGLVLDEKTQSVVPEGQAPVSLTGTEYRLLRYFMHNPARVLSKLQLVEHLYDDAVENDSNVIEAYIKMLRKKIGHDRIETRRGQGYVFRP
- a CDS encoding ATP-binding protein is translated as MKASIQTRLNSAFVLITLALCLILWVSYSWFLRQTAYDFVNASLGSEAYVLLKSVEMDDSGGWRINAQYVAPVYEQPMSGHYFQFQVGDDPKWHYSRSLWDESIPLEGGEAVGNQGLRLLNKHDKPWLVREEVFTKDGRQLRLLLASDVSHIESGLTRLRWGMMLVVALFLGGMLLAQILVVRGGLRSLVRVGGQLNQLKQGEIRQLPEADTIEVEPLVTEINYLVQSMEMRLTRSRNALGNLAHAAKTPLTVLDRQIEALQRIAPEQAEALREQSRHLRELMERELRRARIAGAALPGQRIYLQQELDKLVRTMHAVHRDRKLQIDTRISATSYFPGERDDLVELLGNLLDNACKWAQSRVQVTGMMDEHCLDLRIADDGPGVAADQRERLLQRGERLDESRAGHGLGMSIVTEIVRQYGGELDLQRAELGGLEVRLLLPRRQGLDLSTSMGRDSAPSPL